The following coding sequences lie in one Euhalothece natronophila Z-M001 genomic window:
- the cdaA gene encoding diadenylate cyclase CdaA: MPPQGLSHLLHWLPNWSLVFFDISLAVLFFYVAIRALGESKSRPRWIIQGFVIFSGVLLALSYFSQWLGLTVLPMVIEKLLTGGAVAILVILQSEFRRFLEQLGRGEVRQLFPSSSNDQLQPDNILDQILDAVRELSQKRIGALLLLETNEPIDTREFRNAGVILDAEISSELLQTLFQTTTVLHDGAVVLRGSRVVAASVILPLTEKSLSRQLGTRHRAAIGITERVSDCLCIIVSEETGSISLAEQGNLQRPLTRSRLRELLELRFAPSVERETVAQDFSRLTREISSQGKAIIKKSVHFLSSKSNRKK, from the coding sequence ATGCCCCCCCAAGGCTTATCTCATCTTCTTCATTGGTTGCCTAATTGGTCCCTAGTCTTTTTTGATATCTCCCTAGCTGTTCTTTTCTTTTATGTTGCGATCCGCGCTTTAGGGGAATCAAAAAGTCGCCCCCGTTGGATTATTCAGGGATTTGTGATTTTTTCTGGTGTTTTACTAGCCCTGAGTTATTTCAGCCAGTGGCTGGGACTAACGGTATTACCAATGGTGATAGAAAAACTATTAACAGGTGGGGCTGTGGCAATACTGGTAATTCTACAGTCAGAGTTTCGACGTTTTTTAGAACAATTAGGACGTGGAGAAGTACGACAATTATTTCCATCCTCTAGCAATGATCAGCTTCAACCAGATAATATCTTGGATCAAATTTTAGATGCTGTGCGAGAATTATCTCAAAAGCGGATTGGGGCTTTGCTGTTATTGGAAACCAATGAACCCATTGATACAAGAGAATTTAGAAACGCGGGAGTGATTTTAGATGCAGAAATTTCAAGCGAATTACTTCAAACCCTCTTCCAAACGACAACCGTTTTACATGACGGGGCAGTGGTATTGAGGGGATCCCGAGTGGTGGCTGCTTCTGTTATTTTACCCTTAACGGAGAAAAGTTTATCTCGTCAATTAGGAACCCGCCATCGGGCAGCTATTGGTATTACCGAACGAGTATCTGATTGTTTATGCATTATTGTTTCAGAAGAAACGGGATCAATTTCTTTAGCTGAACAAGGTAATTTACAAAGACCTTTGACTCGAAGTCGTCTTAGGGAACTGTTAGAATTAAGGTTTGCTCCTAGTGTAGAAAGAGAAACTGTCGCTCAAGATTTTAGTCGCTTAACCCGTGAAATTAGCTCTCAAGGAAAAGCGATTATTAAAAAAAGTGTCCATTTTTTATCCTCAAAATCTAATCGCAAAAAATAG
- the lysA gene encoding diaminopimelate decarboxylase: MVLTETTQQPAGSHFLKEIANSPNQSLLPLTAKVNSQDHLEIGGCDVTELVKKFGSPLYIMDEHSIRVACRQYREGFANHYSGDSLVIYASKALNCLGICALVGSEGLGIDVASGGELYTALQAGISPEKIYFHGNNKSPQELREGIDCGCTIVADNWLELKTLAAIAQGTSTKVMLRVTPGIECHTHEYIRTGHLDSKFGFDPNQVEEVFNFLQQTPNLDFVGLHAHIGSQIFERQPHQDLASVLVDWLKQAMNLGLPVRELNVGGGLGIRYTEADDPPSIEEWTQAVAKAVEEACENANIDLPKLICEPGRSLVGTTGITAYTVGSEKTVPETRTYIAVDGGMSDNARPITYESVYRSLLANQMSASANKTVTVAGKHCESGDVLIKEALLPPTTAGDILVVMSTGAYGYSMASNYNRLLRPAMILVHEGNADVIIDRETYQDLIAQDRLPTRLKANK; this comes from the coding sequence ATGGTCTTAACAGAAACAACCCAACAGCCAGCAGGAAGCCACTTTCTCAAGGAGATTGCTAACTCTCCCAATCAATCATTACTCCCCCTAACGGCAAAAGTAAACAGTCAAGATCATTTAGAAATTGGTGGCTGTGATGTGACTGAACTGGTAAAAAAGTTTGGTTCCCCTCTCTACATTATGGATGAACACAGTATTCGTGTCGCTTGTCGTCAGTATCGAGAAGGATTTGCCAATCATTATTCTGGAGACTCGTTAGTCATTTATGCCTCAAAAGCCCTCAACTGTCTAGGAATTTGCGCTTTAGTGGGAAGCGAAGGGTTAGGAATTGATGTTGCCTCCGGGGGAGAACTTTACACTGCTCTACAAGCAGGGATTTCCCCTGAGAAAATTTACTTTCATGGCAATAATAAGTCCCCTCAGGAACTCCGAGAAGGGATTGACTGTGGTTGCACCATTGTTGCAGACAACTGGCTAGAACTAAAAACTTTAGCCGCAATTGCCCAAGGGACATCTACCAAAGTAATGTTAAGGGTCACCCCTGGCATTGAGTGCCATACTCATGAGTATATTCGCACGGGACACCTTGATAGTAAATTTGGTTTTGATCCCAACCAAGTAGAAGAAGTTTTTAATTTTCTCCAACAAACCCCTAATTTAGATTTTGTTGGGCTTCATGCCCATATTGGTTCCCAAATATTTGAACGCCAACCCCATCAAGATTTAGCTTCAGTTTTAGTAGATTGGTTAAAACAAGCCATGAATTTAGGCTTACCCGTTCGAGAATTAAATGTGGGCGGTGGATTAGGCATTCGCTACACCGAAGCAGATGATCCACCTAGTATTGAGGAATGGACTCAAGCAGTGGCTAAAGCTGTAGAAGAAGCCTGTGAAAACGCTAATATTGACTTACCCAAGCTCATTTGTGAACCGGGGCGATCCTTAGTGGGCACCACTGGGATTACTGCTTACACTGTTGGCTCAGAAAAAACGGTTCCTGAAACACGCACCTATATTGCGGTCGATGGAGGAATGTCTGATAATGCCCGTCCCATTACTTATGAGTCTGTGTATCGATCGCTGCTAGCCAATCAAATGTCAGCCAGTGCAAACAAAACCGTTACTGTGGCGGGTAAACATTGTGAGTCGGGAGATGTTTTAATAAAAGAAGCGTTGTTGCCTCCTACCACTGCTGGCGATATCCTAGTGGTTATGAGTACCGGTGCTTATGGTTATAGCATGGCTTCTAATTATAATCGTCTGTTACGTCCGGCTATGATTTTAGTGCATGAGGGAAACGCTGATGTCATTATTGATCGTGAAACCTATCAAGATTTAATCGCTCAGGATCGCTTACCCACAAGGCTGAAGGCAAATAAATAA
- a CDS encoding IMS domain-containing protein, translating to MRIPLDYYRIIGGHLQATAEQIEQAYQDRLRQTPRSEYSQETLAARKELLDLAYEVLSDPEQRSEYDANYLLRSYNVAEEETIMLPHIQSEEEGVAIAPQTPVLQVESPEQLLGALLILYELGEYEQVRDLVSWVLAHPERATFSRAHTLSSSMQADLVLTLVLSHWELGRELWRQEQYEAAGESVKNGYQILEDWNLFPQLREEMANELEKLSPYRIFELVSQRGENGENVTKALELLETMFEKRGGIDGEIPDNSGLDIDEFLHFVQQIREYLTVAEQEELFTKEAHRPSGVGLYLAACAATARGFAYLEPNYIFKAKRFFRKLERDHQYETSETDVYLEQSVCALLLGETETAISLIEKSKDQSSIARIKSYSSEAGDSPDLLLGLCRYAEEWLESVLFPKFLDLRDKSASLKDYFASNSVQEILESFQGPPASENENEPTESEVFSLPESSSPETEYQSSSASPKPSLRRRRKRRPHRRFSSPASRILVLVVVGGVGLSAIALVLLGIYQGATALWANFFNDRERFGLAIQVNDPPLPIPSLESNDSPVILDEATAEEIVRTWLNSKAQAFGPQYEKEAFEEILTDSLLSQWQARSETLENNNWHQYFSHNINIESIAFSPDNPNEGEVIANIREVSNFYRDGELSEEDSYDSTLRVRYDVVRDDETWLIDRIQVLD from the coding sequence GTGCGCATTCCACTTGACTATTACCGAATTATTGGTGGACACTTACAAGCAACTGCTGAACAAATTGAGCAGGCTTATCAGGATCGCCTTCGTCAAACTCCTCGTTCTGAATACAGTCAAGAAACTTTGGCTGCGAGAAAGGAGTTATTGGATTTAGCTTATGAAGTATTATCTGATCCTGAGCAACGTAGCGAATATGATGCTAATTATCTCCTAAGAAGTTATAACGTTGCAGAGGAAGAAACAATAATGCTTCCTCATATTCAAAGCGAAGAAGAGGGAGTCGCGATCGCGCCACAAACCCCTGTTCTACAGGTAGAATCCCCAGAACAGTTATTGGGGGCTTTATTAATTCTCTATGAACTCGGAGAGTATGAACAGGTCAGGGATTTAGTGTCATGGGTTTTAGCCCACCCTGAACGCGCTACTTTCTCACGGGCTCATACACTTTCCTCTTCGATGCAAGCAGATTTAGTTTTAACCTTGGTTCTATCTCATTGGGAACTAGGACGAGAATTATGGCGACAGGAACAGTATGAAGCGGCTGGAGAGTCGGTAAAGAACGGATATCAGATTTTAGAGGATTGGAATTTATTTCCCCAGCTGCGTGAAGAAATGGCAAATGAGTTGGAGAAACTTTCTCCTTATCGAATTTTTGAGTTAGTGTCTCAACGAGGAGAGAATGGGGAAAATGTAACAAAAGCTCTCGAACTTTTAGAAACAATGTTTGAAAAGCGGGGAGGAATTGATGGAGAAATCCCTGATAATTCAGGATTAGATATTGATGAATTTCTCCATTTTGTTCAACAAATTCGTGAGTATTTAACCGTTGCAGAACAAGAAGAACTTTTTACAAAAGAAGCGCACCGTCCTTCAGGAGTAGGATTATATTTAGCGGCTTGCGCTGCCACAGCTAGAGGATTTGCTTATTTAGAACCAAATTATATTTTTAAGGCAAAACGCTTTTTTAGAAAGTTAGAGCGGGATCATCAATATGAAACTAGTGAAACTGATGTCTATTTAGAACAATCAGTATGCGCTTTATTGCTAGGAGAAACGGAAACAGCAATTAGTTTGATTGAAAAAAGTAAAGATCAAAGCTCGATCGCGCGAATTAAATCCTATTCCAGTGAAGCAGGTGATTCCCCTGATCTGTTATTGGGATTATGTCGCTATGCAGAAGAATGGTTAGAATCAGTGCTATTTCCGAAGTTTTTGGATTTAAGGGATAAGTCTGCTTCTTTAAAGGATTATTTTGCTAGTAACTCAGTTCAGGAGATACTAGAGTCTTTTCAAGGCCCTCCTGCTTCCGAAAATGAAAATGAGCCAACTGAAAGTGAGGTTTTTAGTTTACCAGAAAGCTCCTCACCAGAAACAGAATATCAGTCTTCTTCCGCTTCTCCAAAACCATCTTTAAGAAGAAGACGTAAACGTCGTCCTCATCGCCGTTTTTCTTCTCCTGCCTCTCGAATATTGGTTTTAGTGGTGGTGGGGGGAGTAGGCTTAAGCGCGATCGCGTTAGTTTTACTCGGTATCTATCAAGGAGCAACTGCTCTTTGGGCAAATTTCTTTAATGATCGCGAACGCTTTGGTTTAGCGATTCAAGTGAATGATCCTCCCTTACCGATTCCCTCTTTAGAGTCTAATGATTCTCCTGTCATTTTAGATGAAGCTACTGCTGAAGAGATTGTTCGCACTTGGCTCAATAGTAAAGCTCAGGCTTTTGGCCCCCAATATGAAAAAGAAGCCTTTGAGGAAATTTTAACGGATTCTTTGCTTTCACAATGGCAAGCTCGTTCTGAAACTTTAGAAAATAATAACTGGCATCAATACTTTAGTCATAATATCAACATTGAAAGTATCGCATTTTCTCCAGATAATCCTAATGAAGGGGAAGTAATAGCAAACATTCGAGAAGTGTCTAATTTTTATCGGGATGGGGAACTCAGTGAAGAAGATTCCTATGATTCTACTTTAAGAGTGCGGTATGATGTAGTTCGCGATGATGAAACATGGCTCATTGACAGGATTCAGGTCTTAGATTAA
- a CDS encoding NAD-dependent malic enzyme: MVKLTPNASYSLAIRLSYPNQVGMLGKITSAIAQCGGSLGDILLENQTPAGQVQRQLIVDAYSGEQGEEVLEALRQIPQVEILEALDRTFELHRGGKLHTQSRIAVKSQSDLAMAYTPGVGRVCRAIAQDPEKVFSLTIKSNTVAVITDGSAVLGLGNLGAAGALPVMEGKAILFKEFANLDSFPICLDTQDTEEIITTVKHIAPVFGGINLEDISAPRCFEIERRLSQELEIPVFHDDQHGTAIVVMAAVFNALKLVKKALGDLKIVINGAGAAGIAIGRLLKQAGANPEQIILCDSKGIVSESSPHLTPEKQEFATKQTGSLADAMNKADIFIGVSVPNIVTPDMVSSMANSPIIMAMSNPIPEIQPELISDQVAVMATGRSDYPNQINNVLAFPGIFRGALNCRASSISSQMCLEAASAIASLISSEELAPNYIIPSVFDQRVATAVAKAVENTARN; encoded by the coding sequence ATGGTGAAGTTAACCCCCAATGCTAGTTACAGTTTAGCAATTCGGCTGTCTTATCCTAATCAAGTTGGGATGTTAGGAAAAATTACCAGCGCGATCGCGCAATGTGGGGGGAGTCTTGGCGATATTCTTCTTGAAAACCAAACGCCAGCAGGTCAAGTTCAACGGCAATTGATTGTGGATGCTTATAGTGGTGAACAAGGAGAGGAGGTTTTAGAAGCCCTTCGTCAAATCCCACAAGTAGAAATCCTTGAAGCCTTAGATCGGACTTTTGAGTTACACCGTGGCGGAAAACTCCATACTCAGAGTCGCATCGCAGTTAAATCACAATCTGATTTGGCGATGGCTTATACACCAGGAGTAGGGAGAGTCTGTCGCGCGATCGCGCAAGATCCCGAAAAGGTTTTTTCCCTCACCATTAAAAGTAATACAGTTGCTGTGATTACTGATGGAAGTGCAGTTTTAGGGTTAGGCAACCTTGGTGCTGCTGGTGCTTTACCAGTAATGGAAGGAAAAGCAATTTTATTCAAAGAATTTGCTAATCTCGATAGTTTTCCGATTTGTTTAGATACCCAAGACACAGAAGAAATTATTACTACAGTCAAACACATTGCCCCCGTTTTTGGCGGGATTAATCTCGAAGATATTAGCGCACCACGTTGTTTTGAAATTGAACGGCGTTTAAGTCAAGAACTGGAGATTCCCGTTTTTCATGATGATCAACATGGCACGGCAATTGTTGTAATGGCTGCTGTATTCAATGCTCTAAAACTGGTTAAAAAAGCCTTAGGAGACCTGAAAATTGTGATTAATGGTGCAGGGGCAGCGGGTATCGCGATCGGGCGCTTATTGAAGCAAGCAGGGGCAAATCCAGAGCAAATTATTTTATGTGATTCTAAAGGGATTGTCAGCGAAAGTAGCCCTCATTTAACCCCTGAAAAACAGGAATTTGCCACTAAGCAAACTGGAAGCCTTGCTGATGCCATGAACAAGGCAGATATTTTTATTGGCGTAAGTGTGCCTAATATCGTAACCCCAGACATGGTAAGCTCAATGGCAAACTCACCCATTATTATGGCAATGTCCAACCCGATTCCAGAAATTCAACCTGAATTAATCTCTGATCAAGTGGCTGTCATGGCAACGGGGCGCAGTGATTATCCCAATCAAATTAATAATGTGCTAGCTTTTCCGGGGATCTTTCGTGGTGCTTTAAATTGCCGCGCCTCTAGCATTAGTTCACAAATGTGTTTAGAAGCTGCAAGCGCGATCGCGTCCCTAATTTCTTCCGAGGAGCTTGCACCCAACTACATCATTCCCTCTGTTTTCGATCAACGAGTTGCTACTGCAGTAGCCAAAGCAGTGGAAAACACAGCTAGAAATTAG
- a CDS encoding isoprenyl transferase: protein MPSVLQELPPDLDKNRLPQQVAVIMDGNGRWAKKRGYPRVMGHRKGVEALKELLRCCRDWGISGLTAYAFSTENWGRPEEEVTFLMTLFERVLRRELTEMMTEQVRIRFVGNLSALPESLQAEIAEAMEKTADNQGIEFTVATNYGGRQEILRACRAIAQQVQKGKIEPENIDESLFTEHLYTANIRDPDLLIRTSGEMRISNFLLWQLAYAEIYVTDTLWPDFDRNAFHKALQAFQKRDRRFGKIRQ from the coding sequence ATGCCATCTGTCTTACAAGAACTTCCTCCAGATTTAGATAAAAATCGTCTTCCCCAACAAGTGGCGGTCATTATGGATGGTAATGGTCGCTGGGCAAAAAAACGTGGCTATCCGCGAGTAATGGGACATCGCAAGGGAGTTGAAGCTCTCAAAGAGTTACTGCGTTGTTGTCGTGATTGGGGAATTTCTGGTTTAACTGCTTATGCCTTCTCCACAGAAAATTGGGGACGACCAGAAGAAGAGGTGACGTTTTTAATGACCTTATTTGAGCGGGTATTACGTCGAGAGTTGACGGAAATGATGACCGAACAGGTGCGGATTCGCTTTGTGGGCAATTTAAGCGCTCTTCCAGAGTCGTTACAAGCAGAGATTGCTGAGGCAATGGAAAAAACAGCAGATAATCAGGGGATTGAATTTACCGTAGCCACAAATTATGGAGGAAGACAGGAAATATTAAGGGCTTGTCGCGCGATCGCGCAACAGGTACAAAAGGGAAAAATTGAACCTGAAAACATTGATGAGTCTTTATTTACCGAACATCTCTATACTGCAAATATTCGAGATCCTGATTTATTAATCCGAACTAGCGGAGAAATGCGAATTAGTAATTTTTTACTATGGCAACTTGCCTATGCAGAAATCTATGTCACCGATACCCTATGGCCAGATTTTGATCGCAACGCTTTTCATAAAGCATTACAGGCTTTTCAGAAGCGCGATCGGCGATTTGGTAAAATCCGTCAGTAG
- the wecB gene encoding non-hydrolyzing UDP-N-acetylglucosamine 2-epimerase, whose amino-acid sequence MNSCRYKVGITLGTRPEAIKLAPVIKKCQQSPLLDTSVILTGQHREMVAQVMELFQLQSNQDLEIMQAEQTLSDITCRSLQGLEKLFCELKPDLVMTQGDTTTAFAATLAAFYQQIPIAHVEAGLRSNHIYNPYPEEANRRLISQLAQLNFAPTQAAVKNLQKSGVVGEIHLTGNTVIDALLTMAQRYPPCNISKLNWNQYRVLLATVHRRENWGEPLTGIIEGFQLILDKFPDTALLLPLHRNPKVRNPIKATLGNHPRVFLTEPLDYSELVGAMQRCYLLLTDSGGLQEEAPSLGKPVLVLRENTERTEAVQAGTARLVGTNALNILTVTSELLENTDVYEQMAMAINPFGDGESASRIVKIIERYLSTQNGH is encoded by the coding sequence ATGAATAGTTGTCGCTACAAAGTTGGGATTACTCTAGGAACACGACCAGAAGCGATTAAACTGGCTCCAGTAATAAAAAAATGCCAGCAATCTCCCTTACTAGATACCTCTGTTATCCTGACTGGACAACATCGAGAAATGGTTGCCCAAGTAATGGAGTTATTTCAGCTGCAATCAAATCAAGACCTCGAAATTATGCAAGCTGAACAAACTTTGAGTGATATTACTTGTCGGAGTCTTCAGGGCTTAGAAAAACTTTTTTGTGAGCTTAAGCCTGATTTAGTAATGACTCAAGGGGATACCACCACCGCTTTTGCAGCGACTCTTGCTGCCTTTTATCAACAAATTCCCATTGCTCACGTAGAAGCGGGACTCCGTTCTAATCACATTTATAATCCTTATCCTGAAGAAGCAAACCGCCGTCTCATTAGTCAACTTGCCCAACTTAACTTTGCTCCTACGCAAGCAGCAGTCAAAAACCTACAAAAGTCAGGAGTGGTTGGAGAGATTCATCTCACTGGCAACACTGTGATTGACGCTTTACTGACTATGGCACAGCGTTATCCCCCTTGCAATATCTCAAAATTAAATTGGAATCAATATCGAGTTCTATTGGCAACGGTTCACCGTCGTGAAAATTGGGGGGAACCACTAACAGGTATTATTGAAGGGTTTCAATTAATTTTGGACAAATTTCCTGATACAGCCTTATTACTCCCTTTACACCGTAATCCTAAGGTTCGTAATCCCATTAAAGCAACGTTAGGAAATCATCCTCGGGTTTTTTTAACTGAACCCTTAGACTATTCTGAATTAGTGGGAGCGATGCAACGTTGTTATTTATTATTAACTGACTCAGGGGGGTTACAAGAAGAAGCGCCCAGTTTAGGAAAGCCTGTTTTAGTCTTACGAGAAAATACAGAACGCACAGAGGCAGTACAAGCAGGAACAGCGAGATTAGTGGGAACTAATGCTCTTAATATTCTTACGGTTACCAGTGAGTTATTAGAAAATACTGACGTTTATGAGCAAATGGCAATGGCAATTAATCCCTTTGGCGACGGTGAGTCAGCTTCTCGTATTGTTAAGATTATTGAGCGTTATTTAAGTACACAAAATGGTCATTAG